In Bradyrhizobium sp. WD16, the genomic stretch CAATGCCGAGATCTGCTCACTTCCCGAGATCGCGGGGGCGCCCCATTAGCGCCGGCTGAAACAGCACCGCGGCCGCCAGCGTCGTCACCAGGGACAGCGCCAGCAGCTTGCCCATGCTCGACGTCCCCGGATGGCTGGAGAGCCAGAGGCTGCCGAAGGCTGTCGCAGTGGTCATGGCGCTGAAGAAGATCGCACGCGTCAGACTCGATTGCAGAAGGTCGGTCTGCCCCGCGCGCCACGCCGTGACGTAATAGATCTTGAACGCCACGCCGACGCCGAGCAGTAGCGGCAGGGCGATGATATTGGCGAAGTTCAGCGGCAGACCGATCAGCACGCAGATTTCCAGCGTCATCACGCCCGCCAGAAGCAGCGGGACCAGGGTCAGGAGCACGTCCCCGATTCGCCGCAAGACGATCCAGAGCAGAATGGCGATCGACAACAGCGCCCAGGCGCCGGCCTGGATGAAGGCGGCGACGATGGTGTCACCCGACTCCAGGATCGAGATCGGGCCGCCGATCGCGGTCGGCTCCACCTTCAGCACAGCCGCGGCGAACCTGCGCAGCGTATCGTTGTCGTTCGGATCGCCGCTCGGCTGGGCCTGGACATGGATCTTGCCGTCGGCCATGCGCCATTCGTCGACGATGTCCGGCGGCAGCGTCTTGATCGTCACCTCCTGGGCCTTCAGCAGGCTGCGCATCTGGTCGAGCATGACCTGAAGCGGCGAGATGAACACCGCCTCGACCTTGTCGCGCATCGTCTTGTCGGCGTTGACCAACCGGGTCAGATCGTCGGCGAGCCTTCGACTCGCATCGGCCCAGGGCGTCCCGGCCGCGCCGGCGAATTTGCGCAGGCTCTGCGCGGATTCGCTCAGCGCGACCACCCGTTCGGCGTCGGTCGGCGGCGTGCCGGGGTCGTTCTTGAGGATCGGATCGAGGGTTTCGGCAGCCTTGCGGATCAGGGCCAGCTTGGCCGGCTGGTCGTCCGGCACGAAGCTGTCGAGCGAGATCGTACGCGCCACCTCCGGGAGCCGGCGCAGCTTCTCCTGCAGCGTCTTCGCCGCCGCCTCGTTCGGCACGATCATCTCGACGGCGTTGGTCCCGGTATTGGGATCGCGGCGCAGGTCGAGATAGGTGGCGATCGATTCGACGTGCTTGCTGCGCAGGTTGATCGGGTTGAAATCGAAATGCAGGAAATAGAGCAACGGCAGCCCGGCCACCGCGACCAGCAATGTGCCGACCACGATGGGAATGCGGTGACGTTCGAGGAACCGGTCGACCGGCGCCATGAACGAATAGCCGAGCTCCTCGCCTTCGCCCGGCGGGTTGAACACCTTGAGCAGCGCCGGCAGCACCGTGAGCGCGGTGACATAGGCGATGATCATGCCGGCGCCGGCGATCTTGCCGAGTTCGGACACACCCTTGTAGTCGGTCGGCAGGAAGGACAGAAAACCAGCTGCAGTCGCCACCGCAGCGAGGGTCAGCGGCACCGCGGACTGCTCGGCGGCGACTGCGATCGCCGGCTGCAACTCGCCGGTGCTGAAGCGCTCGGAGCGATAGCGCACGCTGTACTGGATGCCGAAATCGACGCCGAGACCGACGAACAGCACGAAGAATGCGACCGAGATCAGGTTGAAGGCGCCCACCAGCATCAAGCCGACGGCCGTGGTGATCGCCAGGCCGATGCCGAGCGTGATGAAGACTGCGACAATGATCTTGGGCGAGCGCAGCGCCATCCAGAGGATGAACAGCACGATGACGACGGTGATGAGCGAATTCGTCAGCGCACCTTCCTGGACGGTTGAGAACTCCTCGTTGGCGATCGGGACCGGACCGGTCAACCGCACCCGGGCCTGATACTTGCCTGGAAAATCGAGCTCCTGGGCGGCCAGCCGGATGGCATCGGTCGCCACCTTGCCGGGCTCCAGCGCATTGAAGTCGAGCACCGGGCGCATGGTGATCAGCACCCGCTTGTCCGCCTCGGTCAGCGGCTGGGGACTGGTCAGGGCCCGCCAGGAGAAGGCCGCCGGCCCCTTCAGCGCCTGCTCCACCGTATCCGCCACCATGGCCAAGGGCCGGGTCAGGGCGTCCCGGGAATACTGGTTGCGCTCGGCGCCGGCGAGCCCGAATTCGAGCACGCCGGTGAGCCCCCGCAGGTTCGGGTCGTCGGTCAGGATGTCGAGAACCGGGGCCGCCGCGGCGAGTTGCTCGGTCTGCTTGGCGACCTCGGGGGTCGGCAGGAACAACAGGCCGTTGCTGTCGAAGAACGGTCCAGCGGCCGGCATCTGCACGGAAAGGAATTTGTCCTTCTGGGGAATTAGTTTGTTTTCAAGGGCTTGCGCGGCCTCACGGGCGAGCTCCGGGGTCGCGGCCTCGACCACCGCAATGATCATGTCGTTGCGGCCGGGAAAAGCCTTCTCGAAATTGATTTCGCGCTGTCGCCATGGCAGATCAGGCGAGATTAACTTGTTGATATCGGTCGATATCGCGAAATGCTGGGCAGAATAGACGGCCGCCGCCGTCGCCAGAATCAGACCGGAAATGATGGTGAGCCATGCATAACGCGTACAGCCCCTCACCAGGGCGACAATAAACCTTGTCAGCACAGTTTTTCTTTCTATGTCTTCGGATCGATCGCAGTTGACGGCCGCCAGCGATGCCGGCCGGGTTAACTGTATTGGCTGGGCGGTGCCCTTAAGTCACACAATCATGGCATAACGCCAGCCCAATCCGAGAAACACTGCTGAAAATCCGCCTTACTGCTATACTGCAGGCGTTCTCGCCTTGTTCTTATGCTGAGTTGGAAGATAGTGCATGACTTCTCAAACGCCGCTTCTCGACACTGTCGAATCTCCCGCAGAACTCCGCAAGTTGAACGAGAACCAGCTTCCCCAACTGGCGGATGAACTGCGCACGGAGACCATCAATGCCGTGGCGGTGACCGGCGGTCACCTCGGTGCCGGACTCGGCGTCGTCGAACTGACCGTCGCCCTGCACTATGTCTTCAACACCCCCGACGACCGGCTGATCTGGGATGTCGGCCATCAGGCCTATCCGCACAAGATTCTGACCAGCCGTCGCGACCAGATCCGCACCCTGCGACAGGGCGGCGGGTTGTCCGGGTTCACCAAGCGCGCCGAGAGCGAATACGATTCGTTCGGCGCCGCCCACTCCTCGACCTCGATCTCCGCCGGTCTCGGCATGGCTGTGGCGCGCGACCTCGCCGGCGAGGACCGCAGCGTCGTCGCCGTGATCGGCGACGGAGCCATGTCCGCGGGCATGGCTTACGAGGCCATGAACAACGCTGGCGCGATGGATTCGCGACTCATTGTCATTCTTAACGACAACGAGATGTCGATCGCCCCTCCGGTCGGCGCCATGTCGGCCTATCTCGCCCGGCTGCTGTCCGGCCACACCTATCGCTCGCTGCGCGAGATCGGCAAGCATGTCGCCGCCAAGCTGCCGAAATTCGTCAAGACCGGCGCGGCGCGCGCCGAGGAATATGCCCGCGGCATGGTCACCGGCGGCACGTTGTTCGAGGAACTCGGGTTCTATTATGTCGGGCCGATCGACGGCCATAATTTCGATCACCTGATCCCGGTGCTCAAGAACGTGCGGGATTCCCGCGAAGGCCCGATCCTGGTCCACGTCATCACCAAGAAGGGCAAGGGCTATGCGCCGGCGGAAGCCTCCGCCGACAAGTATCACGGCGTCGTCAAGTT encodes the following:
- a CDS encoding MMPL family transporter, translated to MLTRFIVALVRGCTRYAWLTIISGLILATAAAVYSAQHFAISTDINKLISPDLPWRQREINFEKAFPGRNDMIIAVVEAATPELAREAAQALENKLIPQKDKFLSVQMPAAGPFFDSNGLLFLPTPEVAKQTEQLAAAAPVLDILTDDPNLRGLTGVLEFGLAGAERNQYSRDALTRPLAMVADTVEQALKGPAAFSWRALTSPQPLTEADKRVLITMRPVLDFNALEPGKVATDAIRLAAQELDFPGKYQARVRLTGPVPIANEEFSTVQEGALTNSLITVVIVLFILWMALRSPKIIVAVFITLGIGLAITTAVGLMLVGAFNLISVAFFVLFVGLGVDFGIQYSVRYRSERFSTGELQPAIAVAAEQSAVPLTLAAVATAAGFLSFLPTDYKGVSELGKIAGAGMIIAYVTALTVLPALLKVFNPPGEGEELGYSFMAPVDRFLERHRIPIVVGTLLVAVAGLPLLYFLHFDFNPINLRSKHVESIATYLDLRRDPNTGTNAVEMIVPNEAAAKTLQEKLRRLPEVARTISLDSFVPDDQPAKLALIRKAAETLDPILKNDPGTPPTDAERVVALSESAQSLRKFAGAAGTPWADASRRLADDLTRLVNADKTMRDKVEAVFISPLQVMLDQMRSLLKAQEVTIKTLPPDIVDEWRMADGKIHVQAQPSGDPNDNDTLRRFAAAVLKVEPTAIGGPISILESGDTIVAAFIQAGAWALLSIAILLWIVLRRIGDVLLTLVPLLLAGVMTLEICVLIGLPLNFANIIALPLLLGVGVAFKIYYVTAWRAGQTDLLQSSLTRAIFFSAMTTATAFGSLWLSSHPGTSSMGKLLALSLVTTLAAAVLFQPALMGRPRDLGK